One stretch of Maridesulfovibrio ferrireducens DNA includes these proteins:
- a CDS encoding saccharopine dehydrogenase family protein, translating into MSKVLIIGAGGVGSVAVHKCAQIPEIFTEIHLASRTKAKCDAIAESVKTRTGVTVPTYQVDADNVPETVELLKKIKPDLLVNLALPYQDLTLMDACLETGVNYMDTANYEPLDEAKFEYKWQWAYQERFKEAGLMALLGSGFDPGVTNVFAAHAMKHHFDEIHELDIIDCNAGDHGQAFATNFNPEINIREITQRGRYWERGEWVETDPLAWSMNYDFPEDIGEKKCYLMYHEELESLALNIKGLKRARFWMTFSEKYLTHLKVLENIGMTSIEPIEYNGQMIQPIKFLTAVLPEPGSLGPLTKGRTCIGNVMKGIKNGKEKKLYVYNICSHEAAYKEVGSQAISYTTGVPAMIGAMMMLTGKWTGTGVFNMEQLDPDPFMEALNKHGLPWKEVEL; encoded by the coding sequence ATGTCTAAAGTTCTAATCATCGGTGCCGGAGGCGTCGGCAGTGTAGCAGTTCACAAATGCGCCCAGATTCCAGAAATTTTCACTGAAATACATCTTGCCAGTCGCACTAAGGCTAAGTGTGATGCTATCGCCGAATCCGTAAAAACACGGACAGGCGTCACCGTGCCCACATATCAGGTTGATGCGGACAACGTTCCCGAAACCGTAGAATTACTCAAAAAGATAAAGCCCGATCTTCTGGTCAATCTAGCCTTGCCGTATCAAGACCTCACCCTCATGGACGCATGTCTTGAGACCGGAGTTAATTACATGGATACGGCCAACTATGAGCCCCTCGACGAAGCAAAATTTGAATACAAATGGCAGTGGGCATATCAGGAACGTTTTAAAGAAGCAGGCCTGATGGCCCTTCTCGGCTCAGGTTTTGATCCGGGCGTTACCAATGTATTTGCAGCCCACGCTATGAAGCACCACTTCGATGAAATTCACGAACTGGACATCATCGACTGCAACGCAGGTGATCATGGACAGGCTTTTGCGACCAATTTCAACCCGGAAATAAATATCCGGGAAATCACCCAGCGCGGACGCTACTGGGAACGTGGCGAATGGGTGGAAACCGATCCTCTGGCATGGTCCATGAACTATGACTTCCCTGAAGATATCGGTGAAAAAAAATGCTACCTTATGTACCACGAAGAATTGGAATCGCTTGCCCTTAATATTAAAGGACTAAAACGTGCCCGTTTCTGGATGACATTTTCCGAGAAATACCTCACCCACTTAAAAGTGCTTGAGAACATCGGCATGACTTCCATTGAACCGATCGAGTACAACGGGCAGATGATTCAGCCCATTAAATTCCTGACGGCAGTTCTGCCTGAGCCGGGATCACTGGGACCGCTCACAAAAGGCCGCACCTGTATCGGTAATGTCATGAAAGGCATAAAAAACGGCAAGGAAAAGAAACTCTACGTTTACAACATATGCAGTCATGAAGCCGCATATAAGGAAGTAGGTTCTCAGGCCATTTCCTACACAACCGGAGTTCCTGCCATGATCGGTGCTATGATGATGCTCACCGGAAAATGGACCGGAACGGGCGTTTTCAACATGGAACAGCTTGACCCTGATCCTTTTATGGAAGCCCTTAATAAACACGGTCTGCCATGGAAGGAAGTGGAACTGTAG
- a CDS encoding PilZ domain-containing protein, giving the protein MLTDEKIPVIAFVDNPEHYQKSEVTNDLNIKYCASLDLFLNEVLEEKFAGLILDIPKVMKTPIYERNRIFSISAERPLIRTKIESNKAVFVDDPSNFKLCCREKTRSMTRINERVEVNIPILISSENDPAMANSFNGIIQNISESGCFINTDVDLFDQDFIYLRFDNISNKLPIYVGIRWTKSTKDNLEGVGVKFITMTEDQSSELLTKYINPNLKNNNAKDRSHATG; this is encoded by the coding sequence ATGCTTACCGATGAAAAAATTCCTGTTATAGCCTTTGTCGATAACCCTGAACATTACCAAAAATCAGAAGTAACTAATGATCTTAATATAAAATATTGTGCAAGTTTAGACCTCTTCCTTAACGAAGTACTTGAAGAAAAATTTGCAGGACTGATTCTCGACATCCCAAAAGTAATGAAAACACCAATTTATGAACGCAATAGAATTTTCTCTATCAGCGCTGAAAGACCGTTAATAAGAACTAAAATTGAATCCAACAAAGCCGTTTTTGTCGACGATCCGTCAAATTTTAAACTATGTTGCAGAGAAAAAACCAGGTCTATGACCCGCATAAATGAAAGGGTAGAAGTTAATATTCCAATATTGATAAGCTCTGAAAATGATCCGGCAATGGCCAATAGTTTTAATGGAATTATCCAAAACATTTCTGAATCAGGTTGCTTTATTAATACAGATGTAGATCTTTTTGATCAGGATTTTATATATTTAAGATTCGACAATATTTCCAACAAACTACCTATATACGTAGGAATCCGCTGGACAAAATCAACAAAAGACAACTTAGAGGGAGTCGGTGTAAAATTCATAACTATGACAGAGGATCAATCTTCTGAGCTATTGACCAAATACATTAATCCCAACCTGAAAAACAACAATGCCAAAGACAGAAGCCACGCCACAGGCTAA
- the speA gene encoding biosynthetic arginine decarboxylase, whose product MTHTLERWTAERSTELYGVREWGAGFFGVSDNGDLQVSADPGHFDHAVSIPEIIAGIQERGLGMPVLLRIENILDTQISLLNESFISAIGSLGYRGAYLGAYPIKVNQQQQVVEAVTRHGKKYHHGLEAGSKAELIAAMGMMRDTEAVLICNGYKDEEFIDLGLHATQLGFKCVLVVEMPSELALIIERSKTKGVKPILGVRVKLSSQANGLWSESGGDRSIFGLNATQIIDVIDRLREAEMLDCLQLLHYHLGSQIPNIRDIRGAVSEASRVYAGLVGEGANMRYLDLGGGLAVDYDGTQTNFMSSRNYSVNEYCVDVVEGVMTVLDEQEVDHPIIVTESGRAVVAYYSMLLFNVLDAAHFEPEPLPETLPEDTNIHIQHLFDALKTLNLRNIQECFNDILYYRDEVRQAFSSGRISFRERAMGENVFWETIRRIAILAKDLPTLPHELEGIGHALSDIYYCNFSVFQSLPDAWAIGQLFPIMPVHRLNERPSREGILADITCDCDGKIDRFIDSQGVKKTMPLHVLKENAEYYLGAFLVGAYQETLGDLHNLLGDTNIVTVRIRDNGEFDFVGEMEGDTVEEILSYVEYDTKYLLTRFRETAENAVRTGKITPAQRREILQAYKIGLQGYTYFER is encoded by the coding sequence GTGACCCATACACTGGAAAGATGGACCGCTGAACGGTCTACAGAACTCTACGGCGTCCGCGAATGGGGCGCTGGATTCTTCGGCGTCTCCGATAATGGAGATCTTCAGGTTTCTGCCGACCCCGGTCATTTCGATCATGCGGTCAGCATACCGGAGATAATCGCCGGCATTCAAGAACGCGGATTGGGCATGCCTGTCCTTCTGCGCATCGAGAATATCCTCGACACCCAGATATCCCTGCTTAACGAAAGCTTTATTTCTGCCATCGGAAGCCTCGGCTACCGCGGGGCATATCTCGGGGCATACCCTATAAAGGTCAATCAGCAACAGCAGGTGGTAGAGGCCGTGACTCGTCACGGTAAAAAATACCATCATGGTCTTGAAGCCGGAAGTAAGGCTGAACTCATCGCAGCTATGGGCATGATGCGAGACACTGAAGCAGTGCTCATCTGCAACGGCTACAAGGATGAGGAATTCATAGACCTTGGTCTGCACGCAACCCAGCTCGGTTTCAAGTGTGTTCTGGTTGTTGAAATGCCAAGTGAACTGGCTCTCATCATCGAACGCTCCAAGACAAAAGGCGTAAAGCCTATACTGGGAGTTCGGGTCAAGCTTTCCTCACAGGCAAACGGCCTCTGGTCAGAGTCTGGCGGAGACCGTTCGATCTTCGGACTGAATGCAACCCAGATCATTGATGTAATTGATCGTCTGCGTGAAGCGGAAATGTTAGACTGTCTGCAACTGCTACACTACCATCTCGGTTCACAGATCCCCAATATCCGTGATATTCGCGGAGCTGTATCCGAAGCAAGCCGCGTGTATGCGGGGCTGGTCGGTGAAGGAGCTAATATGCGCTACCTCGACCTCGGTGGCGGTCTGGCAGTTGATTACGACGGAACTCAGACCAACTTCATGAGCAGCCGCAACTATTCTGTAAACGAATACTGCGTCGACGTTGTTGAAGGCGTAATGACCGTGCTTGACGAGCAGGAAGTGGATCATCCGATAATTGTCACCGAGTCAGGGCGTGCGGTAGTAGCATACTATTCAATGCTGCTCTTCAATGTGCTGGATGCCGCACACTTCGAACCGGAACCTCTGCCGGAGACGCTTCCCGAAGATACAAATATTCACATTCAACACTTATTTGATGCGTTGAAAACTCTGAACCTGCGCAATATTCAGGAATGTTTTAACGATATCCTGTACTACCGCGACGAAGTCCGGCAAGCATTCAGCAGCGGCAGGATATCCTTCAGAGAACGCGCCATGGGCGAAAATGTCTTTTGGGAGACAATCCGCCGCATAGCTATTCTGGCGAAAGATCTGCCAACTCTTCCTCATGAGCTGGAAGGTATCGGGCATGCTCTTTCAGACATATACTACTGCAACTTCAGTGTATTTCAATCTCTTCCGGATGCCTGGGCGATAGGTCAACTATTCCCCATTATGCCGGTGCATCGTCTGAACGAAAGACCTTCACGAGAAGGAATTCTGGCAGACATAACCTGCGACTGTGACGGTAAAATTGACAGGTTCATCGATAGTCAGGGCGTTAAAAAAACGATGCCTCTGCATGTCCTGAAGGAAAACGCCGAGTACTACCTCGGAGCCTTCCTTGTTGGGGCCTATCAGGAAACACTCGGCGATCTGCATAACCTGCTGGGTGACACAAATATCGTGACAGTCAGGATACGCGATAATGGCGAGTTCGACTTTGTCGGAGAGATGGAAGGAGACACGGTGGAAGAAATTCTCTCTTATGTAGAATACGACACCAAATACCTTCTGACCCGTTTTCGTGAAACTGCGGAGAACGCCGTACGCACAGGGAAAATAACCCCGGCACAGCGCAGAGAAATACTTCAAGCTTACAAAATAGGCTTGCAGGGATACACTTACTTCGAAAGATAA
- the speB gene encoding agmatinase, whose product MATHFLEGEIPNENPEEASFHIIPVPLETSVSYGSGTAFGPEAIIEASTQLELWDGKSVPADDGIHTAEPIDCSKDISKTIDEIEDAVAYAVECEAVPFILGGEHTVTIGALRALKQKYGRFGVVQFDAHADLRDIYEGSLYSHACVMRRASEDLKLPIFQIGVRALCLEEVEYREKMEISHLDARKLHLRGIPKILLPTDFPEKIYITFDVDGLDPSVIRATGTPVPGGISWHDALTLLERAVSNRKIIGADVVELAPSDGDHGSDFAAAQLVYQIMGLCPLED is encoded by the coding sequence ATGGCTACGCATTTTCTCGAAGGGGAAATCCCCAACGAAAACCCTGAAGAAGCATCTTTCCATATTATTCCAGTTCCTCTTGAAACTTCAGTTTCTTACGGTTCAGGTACCGCATTCGGTCCTGAGGCAATCATAGAAGCATCCACTCAGCTTGAACTGTGGGACGGCAAATCAGTTCCTGCTGATGACGGCATTCACACTGCCGAGCCTATTGATTGCTCAAAAGATATTTCTAAAACAATTGATGAGATAGAAGACGCAGTTGCCTACGCCGTAGAGTGTGAAGCTGTGCCTTTCATCCTTGGCGGAGAGCACACTGTGACAATCGGCGCATTACGAGCGTTAAAGCAAAAATATGGACGTTTCGGAGTCGTCCAGTTTGATGCACACGCTGACCTGCGCGACATATATGAAGGATCTCTCTACAGTCATGCCTGCGTTATGCGCCGGGCCAGTGAAGATTTGAAACTGCCCATTTTTCAAATCGGAGTACGCGCCCTGTGTTTAGAAGAAGTTGAATACCGTGAAAAAATGGAAATTTCACATCTTGATGCCCGCAAACTTCATCTGAGAGGAATTCCGAAAATCCTTCTTCCCACAGACTTCCCTGAAAAGATTTACATAACTTTCGATGTTGACGGACTCGACCCGTCTGTTATTCGTGCAACAGGAACTCCTGTTCCCGGCGGAATAAGCTGGCACGATGCCCTTACGTTGCTGGAACGTGCTGTTTCAAACAGAAAAATCATCGGAGCGGATGTGGTTGAACTTGCTCCCAGCGACGGTGACCACGGTTCTGACTTTGCCGCCGCACAACTGGTCTATCAAATAATGGGGCTCTGTCCGCTGGAAGATTAA
- the nspC gene encoding carboxynorspermidine decarboxylase, with the protein MDGRTEFRFNPAEVETPSYVIDEGLLKKNLEVLASIKEQTGCRILLALKCFAMFSTFPMLAEKLDGVCASSPHEARLGREEFGREVHTFAAGYSEKDIRELCETSDHIVFNSFAQLDKFRTLVKSLAAGQKREIEIAVRINPEHSEGATPIYDPCSPGSRLGIRRAHFDPDNLEGVTGLHWHNLCEQDADCLERTIETVEANFADILPRMCYVNFGGGHHITKPGYDLNLLVKLVTTFKKKWNVEVYLEPGEAVALNSGYLVSTVLDVVQADMPIVIMDSAVPCHMPDVIEMPYRPHIAGSGEAGEKAWTCRIGGPSCLAGDIAGEYSFDAPLQTGDTLVFTDMAIYSMVKTNTFNGIQLPSITLYKPKSDEIHTIRRFGYEDFKNRLS; encoded by the coding sequence GTGGACGGTCGCACCGAATTCCGCTTCAACCCTGCTGAAGTGGAAACTCCATCTTACGTAATCGACGAGGGCCTCCTTAAAAAAAATCTGGAGGTCCTCGCCTCAATAAAAGAACAGACTGGATGCAGGATTCTTCTTGCACTCAAATGTTTTGCCATGTTCAGCACATTTCCGATGCTTGCTGAAAAGCTGGACGGAGTATGCGCAAGCTCACCGCACGAAGCCAGACTCGGACGTGAAGAATTCGGTCGCGAAGTTCATACATTTGCCGCCGGATACTCCGAAAAAGACATCCGCGAGCTTTGTGAGACAAGCGATCACATCGTTTTTAATTCGTTTGCACAACTTGATAAATTCCGGACTCTTGTGAAGTCTCTCGCAGCCGGGCAGAAAAGAGAAATCGAAATTGCTGTCCGCATTAATCCGGAACATTCTGAAGGGGCAACCCCGATCTATGATCCTTGTTCTCCCGGTTCGCGTCTCGGCATTCGCAGAGCACACTTTGATCCTGACAACCTTGAAGGGGTAACAGGCCTGCACTGGCACAACCTCTGCGAGCAGGACGCTGACTGTCTGGAAAGAACCATTGAAACTGTAGAAGCAAACTTTGCCGACATTCTGCCGCGTATGTGTTACGTCAACTTCGGTGGAGGACATCACATAACAAAACCGGGCTATGATCTAAATCTGCTGGTAAAACTCGTCACCACTTTTAAGAAAAAATGGAATGTCGAAGTTTATCTGGAGCCCGGTGAAGCTGTGGCGTTAAATAGCGGATATCTCGTGTCTACAGTTCTGGACGTGGTTCAGGCTGACATGCCCATCGTTATCATGGACTCAGCTGTTCCGTGCCATATGCCGGATGTAATCGAGATGCCCTACCGTCCGCATATCGCGGGATCAGGTGAAGCGGGTGAAAAAGCATGGACATGCAGAATAGGAGGACCTTCCTGTCTGGCCGGTGATATTGCCGGAGAATACTCTTTCGATGCACCGCTCCAAACTGGGGACACTCTGGTATTTACAGACATGGCCATCTATTCAATGGTTAAGACTAATACCTTCAATGGCATTCAATTGCCCTCGATAACGCTTTACAAACCGAAATCAGACGAAATACACACAATACGTCGATTCGGTTATGAAGACTTCAAAAACCGCCTGTCATAG